A window of the Deinococcus gobiensis I-0 genome harbors these coding sequences:
- a CDS encoding haloacid dehalogenase type II codes for MPTTVFLDVNETLLDLSALDPHFTAAFGDAQTRPKWFAELLQLALTHTVTGDYRDFSVLGEAALHALGQKLGQPVPADLPNQVRATMRQLPPHPDTHAALERLRGGGAALYALTNNPLPVVQAQLEHAGLGDLFTGVLSADTVQTLKPGRAAYLHGLQAAGADAADSWLVAAHGWDITGARAAGLRTAFVTRPGQAQNSLAPADVSGPLAEVAGTILAG; via the coding sequence ATGCCCACCACCGTCTTCCTCGACGTGAACGAGACGCTACTCGACCTCTCGGCACTCGACCCGCACTTTACCGCCGCCTTCGGAGACGCCCAGACCCGCCCCAAGTGGTTTGCCGAACTGCTGCAACTGGCCCTGACCCACACTGTGACCGGCGACTACCGCGACTTCTCAGTGCTGGGCGAGGCCGCCCTGCACGCGCTGGGGCAAAAGCTGGGCCAGCCCGTCCCCGCCGACCTGCCCAATCAGGTGCGCGCCACTATGCGCCAGCTCCCGCCGCACCCCGACACCCACGCGGCGCTGGAACGCCTGCGGGGCGGCGGCGCGGCCCTCTACGCCCTGACCAACAACCCCCTGCCGGTCGTGCAGGCACAGCTGGAGCACGCGGGCCTGGGCGACCTGTTTACGGGCGTCCTGTCGGCCGACACGGTCCAGACCCTCAAGCCGGGGCGCGCCGCCTACCTGCACGGCCTCCAAGCGGCGGGGGCCGACGCGGCCGACAGCTGGCTGGTCGCCGCCCACGGCTGGGACATCACGGGGGCGCGGGCGGCGGGCCTGCGGACCGCCTTCGTCACCCGGCCGGGGCAGGCCCAGAACTCCCTCGCCCCGGCCGACGTGTCCGGCCCGCTGGCCGAGGTCGCCGGGACCATCCTGGCCGGGTAG
- a CDS encoding YwbE family protein, which yields MPPLRSHIQPGLTVDIVQKQDQPTGRLTRGVVSALLTRSPSHPHGIKVRLTTGEVGRVQAVIGAGDQ from the coding sequence ATGCCTCCCCTCCGCTCCCACATCCAGCCGGGCCTCACGGTAGACATCGTGCAGAAGCAGGACCAACCCACTGGTCGCCTCACGCGCGGCGTCGTCTCGGCGCTGCTCACCCGGTCGCCCTCGCACCCGCACGGCATCAAGGTGCGCCTCACGACCGGCGAGGTCGGGCGGGTACAGGCGGTGATCGGCGCGGGCGACCAATAA
- a CDS encoding cytochrome P450 has translation MAGPELMGRFPAGLALDTLPEPPTKPGNGHLQDWALRPLPLIEEGATRARAAGRGLFRLRLGLPAVVGFSPAWNRALLSDLPTFRSAGSFSRVVPYLSGGVILADAPGHAGRRRMVNPGFGRAHMVALQARTRAALPPLPPGEFDALAWADEAVLRLLNAAYFSGEFDHALLHAFLAPLRRPFPVPALPRPPLFWAVDRELRRLSHARLRAGGGDDLLALLAPLPGGLEEARVSLAAAHDTTTHALAYAVWHLAQHPQWHAPEHHPAVLKETLRLHPPGWMGSRRLGRDLVWEGVRLPRGALALYSPYLSGRDPALWDAPEQFHPERWAHKPPAWAYLPFGGGERLCLGMHLAQMLILDALAALPPLRAVRGDDTPVPGITLGPRGPLVVCRADGA, from the coding sequence ATGGCCGGACCTGAGCTGATGGGCCGGTTCCCGGCGGGTCTGGCCCTGGACACCCTGCCCGAGCCGCCCACCAAGCCCGGCAACGGCCACCTCCAGGACTGGGCGCTGCGGCCCCTGCCCCTGATCGAGGAGGGGGCCACGCGGGCGCGGGCCGCCGGGCGCGGGCTGTTCCGGCTGCGGCTGGGGCTGCCGGCGGTGGTGGGCTTCTCGCCGGCCTGGAACCGCGCGCTGCTGAGCGACCTGCCGACCTTCCGCAGCGCGGGCAGCTTCTCGCGGGTGGTGCCCTACCTGTCGGGCGGCGTGATCCTGGCCGACGCGCCGGGGCACGCGGGGCGGCGGCGCATGGTGAACCCCGGCTTCGGGCGCGCGCACATGGTGGCCTTGCAGGCGCGCACCCGCGCCGCCCTGCCGCCCCTGCCCCCCGGCGAGTTCGACGCCCTGGCCTGGGCCGACGAGGCGGTGCTGCGGCTGCTGAACGCGGCGTACTTCAGCGGCGAGTTCGACCACGCGCTGCTGCACGCCTTTCTGGCGCCGCTGCGCCGGCCCTTTCCGGTGCCTGCGCTGCCGCGCCCGCCGCTGTTCTGGGCGGTGGACCGCGAGCTGCGCCGCCTGTCGCACGCGCGCCTGCGGGCCGGGGGCGGCGACGACCTGCTGGCGCTGCTGGCCCCGCTGCCCGGCGGGCTGGAGGAGGCGCGCGTGTCGCTGGCCGCCGCCCACGACACGACCACGCACGCGCTCGCCTACGCCGTGTGGCACCTTGCCCAGCACCCGCAGTGGCACGCGCCGGAGCACCACCCGGCCGTGCTGAAGGAGACGCTGCGCCTGCATCCCCCCGGCTGGATGGGCAGCCGCCGCCTGGGCCGCGACCTCGTGTGGGAGGGGGTGCGGCTGCCGCGCGGGGCACTGGCGCTGTACTCGCCCTACCTCTCGGGCCGCGACCCGGCGCTGTGGGACGCGCCTGAGCAGTTTCACCCCGAGCGCTGGGCGCACAAGCCGCCCGCCTGGGCCTACCTGCCCTTCGGCGGGGGCGAGCGGCTGTGCCTGGGCATGCACCTCGCGCAGATGCTCATTCTGGACGCGCTGGCGGCCCTGCCCCCCCTGCGCGCGGTGCGCGGCGACGATACGCCTGTGCCCGGCATCACCCTCGGCCCGCGCGGCCCGCTGGTCGTATGCAGGGCGGATGGGGCGTAG
- a CDS encoding phytoene desaturase family protein produces MNRGRTPQHVAVIGSGFAGLAAALRLAQAGARVTVLDALDGPGGKAALGAFDFSSGPTVVTMPQVFRGLHARLGLPLPALSPARPTTTYHGRGQPFAPEALHVAGSLEPTLAQLSAAEGRRYAALLAASRRXYXDAAPTFLFGPPPTLPRLARYALTRGRRAAPFSTLARFVRSGPRLTPFWLRFATYLGADPYRAPAVLHNIAWVELGYGVWHLPGGLLALAGRLHAQAEALGVRFEYGTRVTHLSTHGGRVLGAHTDRGAFAADAWVSAADRALTAGWLGLDEKPTPRGVSGFALQLRLREDRGQAHHIFWPADYAREWRDIRRGRLPQDPTLYLHLNGREAFLLVNAPPRPDVAPDAREYGVWLLERLQKVFALEVEDWHALSPADYARTARGGALYGRAPHGLSGSLRPGWTLPQARNLVQVGGTVHPGGGVPLSVLSGWNGAGTLLGLPYDDLDGRQVPGRGEVWPDLS; encoded by the coding sequence GTGAATCGGGGAAGGACGCCGCAGCATGTCGCGGTCATCGGGTCGGGCTTCGCGGGGTTGGCGGCGGCGCTGCGGCTGGCCCAGGCCGGGGCCAGGGTCACGGTGCTGGACGCGCTGGACGGCCCCGGCGGCAAGGCCGCGCTCGGGGCCTTCGACTTTTCCAGTGGCCCCACGGTAGTCACCATGCCCCAGGTCTTCCGGGGGCTGCACGCGCGGCTGGGGCTGCCGCTGCCCGCCCTGAGCCCGGCGCGGCCCACCACGACCTACCACGGGCGCGGCCAGCCCTTCGCGCCCGAGGCGCTGCACGTGGCGGGCAGTCTGGAGCCGACGCTCGCGCAACTGTCGGCGGCCGAGGGACGGCGCTACGCGGCGCTGCTGGCCGCCTCGCGCCGCATNTACCNGGACGCCGCGCCCACCTTCCTGTTCGGGCCGCCGCCCACGCTGCCCCGGCTGGCCCGCTACGCCCTGACGCGGGGCCGCCGGGCCGCGCCCTTCTCGACGCTGGCCCGCTTCGTGCGCTCGGGGCCGCGTCTCACGCCGTTCTGGCTGCGCTTCGCGACCTACCTGGGGGCCGACCCCTACCGCGCGCCGGCCGTGCTGCACAACATCGCCTGGGTCGAACTGGGCTACGGCGTGTGGCACCTGCCGGGCGGCCTGCTGGCCCTGGCCGGGCGCCTGCACGCCCAGGCCGAGGCGCTGGGCGTGCGCTTCGAGTACGGCACGCGCGTCACGCACCTCAGCACGCATGGGGGCCGGGTGCTGGGGGCGCACACCGACCGGGGGGCCTTCGCCGCCGACGCCTGGGTCAGCGCCGCCGACCGCGCCCTGACAGCCGGGTGGCTGGGCCTGGACGAGAAGCCCACCCCGCGCGGCGTGAGCGGCTTCGCCCTGCAACTGCGGCTGCGGGAGGACCGGGGGCAGGCCCACCACATCTTCTGGCCCGCCGACTACGCCCGCGAGTGGCGCGACATCCGGCGCGGGCGGCTGCCCCAGGACCCGACGCTGTACCTGCACCTGAACGGCCGGGAGGCCTTTTTGCTCGTCAACGCGCCGCCCCGGCCCGACGTGGCCCCGGACGCCCGCGAGTACGGCGTGTGGCTGCTCGAGCGGCTCCAGAAGGTCTTCGCGCTGGAGGTCGAGGACTGGCACGCCCTGTCGCCCGCCGACTACGCCCGCACGGCGCGGGGCGGGGCGCTGTACGGCCGCGCGCCGCATGGCCTGAGCGGCAGCCTGCGCCCCGGCTGGACGCTGCCGCAGGCGCGCAACCTGGTGCAGGTGGGCGGCACGGTGCACCCGGGCGGCGGCGTGCCGCTGTCGGTGCTCTCGGGCTGGAACGGAGCTGGCACACTGCTGGGCCTGCCCTACGACGACCTGGACGGCCGTCAGGTGCCGGGCAGGGGAGAGGTATGGCCGGACCTGAGCTGA